A single Filimonas effusa DNA region contains:
- a CDS encoding aldo/keto reductase: MENIKRIELGKNGPLVSKLGLGCMRMSSVWGGPVNDENESVATIQAALDSGINFLNTGDFYGAGHNELLVGKAIKGRRDDAFISVKFGAIFYNGHMLGLDLRPIAIKNFINYSLVRLGVETIDLYQPCRLDNSVPVEDVIGTVADLIKEGKVRYLGVSEITADQLRKANSIHPVTALEIGYSLADRQIETDLLPAAKELGIGVVAFANTAEGLLTGEVKVPLQANDYRNYFSRFQGENLVRNLEKVEVLKIMAADKGYTPTQLAIAWVNLQGDHIMPLVSMSRRSRLPENLQAMHIEFSHDEMTTLNEAFSVGSILGGTYLQR; encoded by the coding sequence ATGGAAAACATAAAAAGAATTGAATTAGGCAAAAACGGCCCGCTCGTATCAAAGCTTGGCCTGGGATGCATGCGTATGTCATCGGTTTGGGGTGGCCCCGTAAACGATGAAAACGAAAGTGTCGCTACTATTCAGGCAGCATTGGATAGCGGTATCAATTTTTTGAATACAGGAGACTTTTATGGTGCTGGGCATAACGAACTGCTTGTAGGTAAGGCCATTAAGGGTAGGAGAGACGATGCCTTCATCAGCGTTAAATTCGGAGCCATTTTTTACAACGGCCATATGCTGGGACTGGATCTGCGTCCTATAGCGATCAAGAACTTTATCAACTACTCTCTCGTACGTTTGGGCGTAGAGACCATCGATCTTTATCAGCCCTGCCGGCTGGATAACAGTGTTCCTGTTGAAGATGTCATAGGCACGGTTGCCGACCTTATCAAGGAAGGAAAGGTGCGTTATCTCGGTGTATCTGAAATAACCGCCGATCAGCTTCGGAAGGCCAACAGCATCCACCCTGTTACTGCATTGGAAATAGGTTATTCTTTGGCCGACCGCCAGATAGAGACCGATCTTTTACCTGCTGCCAAAGAACTGGGCATAGGGGTGGTAGCCTTCGCCAATACTGCGGAAGGACTACTTACAGGTGAGGTAAAGGTGCCGCTTCAGGCCAACGATTACCGCAATTACTTTTCCCGTTTCCAGGGAGAAAACCTGGTAAGAAACCTTGAAAAAGTGGAAGTTTTGAAAATAATGGCGGCGGACAAAGGATATACCCCTACCCAACTAGCCATTGCCTGGGTAAATTTGCAAGGCGACCATATCATGCCTTTGGTAAGCATGAGTCGCAGATCACGTTTGCCTGAAAACCTGCAAGCCATGCACATTGAATTCTCTCATGATGAAATGACCACGTTAAATGAAGCGTTTTCGGTAGGTTCAATTCTTGGAGGAACATACTTGCAGCGCTAG
- a CDS encoding GNAT family N-acetyltransferase, translated as MNYEIRKAGLEHLDTAAELFNLYRVFYRQADDYEKCKRFLQERLNNEQSHIFLAYASGKAVGFVQLYKLYHYIKLEKQWLLSDLFVHPDYRGNGLSVALIDRSKQWCEETGACGLMLETEKTNDTGNKLYPRCGFEYDGLHNYYYWWK; from the coding sequence ATGAATTACGAAATCAGGAAGGCAGGTCTTGAGCACCTAGACACCGCTGCGGAATTATTTAATCTTTACCGGGTCTTTTATCGCCAGGCGGATGATTATGAGAAATGTAAAAGGTTTCTACAGGAACGATTGAACAACGAACAATCGCATATCTTCCTTGCTTATGCGAGTGGCAAGGCGGTTGGGTTTGTTCAACTCTATAAGCTTTACCATTACATTAAACTTGAAAAGCAGTGGCTGCTAAGTGACTTATTTGTTCATCCTGATTACCGTGGCAATGGACTGTCCGTTGCTTTGATCGACCGCAGTAAACAGTGGTGCGAAGAAACCGGCGCGTGCGGGCTGATGCTTGAAACCGAAAAAACGAATGATACCGGCAACAAACTGTATCCGCGTTGTGGTTTTGAATACGATGGTTTGCACAATTATTACTATTGGTGGAAGTAA
- a CDS encoding YggS family pyridoxal phosphate-dependent enzyme, producing the protein MSKDILANIAVINNRINNTCTRYGRNPDDIKLLLATKTVPAARIKIALAAGYTLIAENKVQELKEKHEMLREIPHTNHFIGHLQTNKIKDLLKHDVSCIQSLDRLDLAEKLHQRLQFENKTMDVLIQVNTSFEESKFGVSPDKAIDLVKQVARLDTLTIKGLMTIGMLSAEGEKVRKCFRLLRDIRQQVARLQIEGVYMQELSMGMSGDLEIAIAEGATIIRVGTAIFGERPTPDSYYWNECN; encoded by the coding sequence ATGAGCAAAGATATTTTAGCAAATATTGCTGTTATAAACAACAGGATAAATAATACCTGTACCAGGTATGGCAGGAACCCTGATGATATAAAGTTATTATTAGCCACCAAGACCGTACCAGCAGCACGTATTAAAATAGCGCTGGCGGCAGGATATACGCTCATTGCTGAAAACAAGGTCCAGGAGCTGAAAGAAAAGCACGAAATGTTACGGGAGATTCCGCACACCAATCATTTCATAGGACATTTGCAGACCAATAAGATCAAAGACCTGCTAAAACATGATGTTTCGTGCATTCAGTCCCTGGACCGTTTAGATTTAGCTGAAAAACTTCACCAGCGCTTACAGTTTGAAAACAAAACAATGGACGTGCTGATACAAGTGAACACTTCGTTTGAAGAAAGCAAATTTGGCGTAAGTCCTGATAAGGCTATAGACCTGGTAAAACAGGTTGCCCGGCTGGACACCTTAACCATAAAAGGTTTAATGACCATAGGCATGTTAAGCGCAGAAGGTGAAAAGGTGCGTAAATGTTTCCGACTGCTCAGGGATATACGACAGCAGGTAGCCAGGTTGCAGATAGAAGGAGTGTATATGCAGGAGCTTTCCATGGGTATGAGTGGCGACCTGGAAATTGCGATTGCTGAGGGTGCAACTATTATACGCGTTGGTACCGCCATTTTCGGGGAAAGGCCAACGCCTGATAGTTACTATTGGAACGAGTGCAATTGA
- the pdxR gene encoding MocR-like pyridoxine biosynthesis transcription factor PdxR, with amino-acid sequence MFPYEHTIHIKKESKIPVYRQIAISITNAIRNGTFKPGTHLPGTRELAKTLGVHRKTVIAAYEELDAQDWITVVPRKHVQVSERIPLLKPKKWGDTGIKAPYENDLTLPFRMIEENAGDNEAAAAPGIVINDGHPDVRLSPIDGLLKIYRSLTSKKYAIKNAHIGTAQGTPMLRQELVNYLSVTRGLNISAGNLLITHGAQMSIYLSARLLLGRSSHIVVGYPNYAVANKTFLETGAKVIEVAVDDSGIDTNAIEQLCKKKKIDAVYVIPHHHYPTTVTLSVERRMKLLELSRRFSFVIIEDDYDYDYHYTSSPYLPLSSGNHNGNLIYIGSFSKMLDPSLRIGFMVAPGNFIAQCTALRKTIDVGGDGYMQNALAALIKEGELTRHLKKAKKRYHERRDFLDTLLKETLGAYISYSLPTGGMAVWIRLNAGYTVTGLIANTNVEITRWDEEQNAFRFGFASMDETELSAAVKALKEGFLKLHNLSRKRM; translated from the coding sequence ATGTTTCCATACGAACACACGATACACATCAAGAAAGAAAGCAAGATCCCGGTTTACCGGCAGATAGCCATTTCAATAACAAATGCCATCAGGAACGGCACTTTTAAACCAGGCACGCATTTACCCGGTACCCGTGAATTGGCCAAAACTTTGGGTGTGCATCGCAAAACGGTGATCGCCGCCTATGAAGAACTGGATGCGCAGGATTGGATTACGGTTGTACCCAGAAAGCATGTACAGGTATCGGAACGGATCCCTTTGCTAAAGCCAAAAAAATGGGGCGACACGGGCATAAAAGCGCCGTATGAAAATGACTTAACTCTGCCTTTCAGGATGATAGAAGAGAACGCAGGCGACAATGAGGCTGCCGCTGCGCCTGGAATAGTGATAAACGATGGACATCCCGATGTAAGGCTGTCGCCAATAGACGGGCTATTGAAAATATACCGCTCACTCACCTCAAAAAAATATGCGATCAAAAATGCTCATATTGGAACTGCACAGGGAACGCCAATGCTAAGGCAGGAACTGGTCAATTATCTTTCGGTCACCCGCGGGCTTAATATCTCTGCCGGCAACCTGCTCATCACACATGGAGCACAAATGAGCATCTACCTTTCTGCCCGGCTGCTATTGGGGCGTTCCTCCCATATAGTTGTAGGATATCCCAATTATGCTGTTGCCAATAAAACGTTCCTTGAAACCGGGGCAAAAGTTATAGAGGTGGCTGTTGATGACAGCGGTATCGATACCAATGCCATTGAACAGCTGTGTAAAAAGAAAAAGATAGATGCTGTATATGTAATACCGCATCACCATTATCCAACAACAGTAACGTTAAGCGTGGAACGAAGAATGAAATTGCTGGAGCTTTCCAGGCGATTCTCGTTCGTGATCATAGAGGATGATTATGATTACGACTATCATTATACCTCTTCGCCGTATTTACCCTTGTCAAGCGGCAATCACAACGGCAACCTGATCTATATCGGCTCTTTCTCGAAGATGCTGGATCCATCTCTGCGGATAGGCTTTATGGTGGCCCCCGGAAACTTTATTGCGCAATGTACGGCCCTGCGGAAAACCATTGATGTAGGCGGGGATGGGTATATGCAGAATGCCTTGGCAGCTTTAATTAAAGAGGGAGAGTTGACAAGGCATCTGAAAAAAGCAAAGAAACGCTACCACGAACGCAGAGACTTCCTGGATACGCTGCTGAAAGAAACATTGGGAGCTTATATCTCCTATTCCTTACCCACAGGCGGTATGGCTGTCTGGATCAGGTTAAACGCCGGTTATACCGTCACCGGACTTATAGCAAATACAAATGTTGAAATCACCCGTTGGGACGAAGAACAAAATGCATTCCGGTTTGGCTTCGCATCAATGGATGAAACGGAACTGTCCGCCGCTGTAAAGGCACTGAAGGAAGGTTTTCTGAAATTGCACAACCTTTCGCGTAAACGGATGTAA
- a CDS encoding TetR/AcrR family transcriptional regulator yields MDNSSTKGSRGNKVQSRQKFMDAVEEILITKGVAGLKVNDIAKVAGLDKKLIYKYFGGADQLIDAYILSKDFWSNVKGEKVPPSIGDGGHKFVEQMLLSQFDYVFRDSAFQKVLLWRLTEKRDVLQKLTDAQEANGEVLLQDITDPHFGDQWARFRAIMAILISGAYYLNLYGAVNGSTFCGINVNEESGRAEIKEAFSFLLKSTYSQL; encoded by the coding sequence ATGGATAACAGTTCAACAAAAGGCTCCCGTGGCAATAAAGTGCAAAGCAGGCAAAAATTTATGGACGCCGTGGAAGAGATCCTTATCACGAAAGGAGTGGCCGGACTTAAGGTGAACGACATTGCCAAAGTTGCCGGACTGGATAAAAAGCTTATCTATAAATATTTTGGCGGCGCCGATCAGCTGATCGATGCGTACATCCTGTCTAAAGACTTCTGGAGTAATGTCAAGGGAGAGAAAGTACCGCCTTCGATTGGTGACGGAGGGCACAAGTTCGTAGAACAAATGCTGTTATCGCAGTTTGATTATGTATTCCGGGATAGCGCCTTTCAGAAAGTATTATTGTGGCGGCTAACCGAAAAGCGGGACGTTTTGCAAAAGCTAACAGATGCACAGGAGGCAAATGGAGAAGTACTGCTTCAGGATATTACCGATCCGCATTTCGGCGACCAGTGGGCAAGGTTCCGGGCCATTATGGCCATACTTATCTCCGGCGCTTATTACCTGAACCTTTATGGCGCCGTAAACGGCAGTACCTTTTGCGGAATAAATGTTAACGAAGAATCGGGCCGTGCTGAGATAAAAGAGGCTTTTTCTTTCCTGTTGAAATCAACCTATTCGCAACTATGA